Proteins encoded in a region of the Isosphaeraceae bacterium EP7 genome:
- the ettA gene encoding energy-dependent translational throttle protein EttA, with amino-acid sequence MPPQYVFQIENLSKAHGKKEVLKGIWLSFYPGAKIGVLGGNGAGKSTLLRIMAGVDKDFLGTAKPAPGTTIGYVPQEPTLDESLDVRGNVELAVAPTRALLNRFDEINNKLGEAMEPDAMEALLDEQMKVQDAIEAAQAWDLDRNIEIAMDAMRLPPGDADVATLSGGERRRVALCKVLLQRPDVLLLDEPTNHLDAESVAWLERHLQDYPGTVVAVTHDRYFLDNVAGWILELDRGQGIPWQGNYTSWLEQKHDRLAKEEKQESSRRKTLARELEWVRMAPKARVAKNRARLSRYEQMASQETERRDEAIVLQIPPGPHLGDLVVEAVNVSKGYGDTLLYEDMNFRLPPGGIIGIVGPNGAGKTTLFRMIVGQETADRGELRVGETVVYSYVDQNRDALNPENTLFQEITGGVDQVILGKRKIPARAYVASFNFKGPDQEKKVANLSGGERNRVHLAKLLKSGGNLLLLDEPTNDLDIDMLRALEEALLDFGGCAVVISHDRWFLDRIATHILAFEGDSKVVWCDGNYQAYESQRKERLGVDADQPHRIKYKPLIRR; translated from the coding sequence ATGCCCCCGCAATACGTCTTCCAGATCGAGAACCTGTCCAAGGCGCACGGCAAGAAGGAGGTCCTCAAGGGGATCTGGCTCTCGTTCTATCCGGGCGCCAAGATCGGCGTGCTGGGGGGCAACGGCGCCGGCAAGAGCACGCTGCTGCGGATCATGGCGGGCGTGGACAAGGACTTCCTGGGCACCGCCAAGCCGGCCCCGGGCACCACCATCGGCTATGTCCCGCAGGAGCCGACGCTCGACGAGTCGCTCGACGTGCGCGGCAACGTCGAGCTGGCCGTCGCCCCGACCCGTGCCCTGCTCAACCGGTTCGACGAGATCAACAACAAGCTCGGCGAGGCGATGGAGCCCGACGCCATGGAGGCGCTGCTCGACGAGCAGATGAAGGTGCAGGACGCCATCGAGGCCGCGCAGGCCTGGGACCTCGACCGCAACATCGAGATCGCCATGGACGCCATGCGCCTGCCCCCGGGGGACGCCGACGTGGCGACCCTCTCCGGCGGCGAGCGTCGCCGGGTGGCCCTCTGCAAGGTCCTGCTCCAGCGCCCCGACGTCTTGCTGCTGGACGAGCCGACCAACCACCTCGATGCCGAGAGCGTCGCCTGGCTGGAGCGGCACCTTCAGGACTACCCCGGCACGGTGGTAGCCGTCACCCACGACCGCTACTTCCTGGACAACGTCGCCGGCTGGATCCTGGAGCTTGACCGCGGCCAGGGGATCCCCTGGCAGGGCAACTACACGTCCTGGCTCGAGCAGAAGCACGACCGGCTGGCCAAGGAAGAGAAGCAGGAGAGCTCACGCCGCAAGACCCTGGCCCGCGAGCTGGAGTGGGTGCGCATGGCCCCCAAGGCACGCGTGGCCAAGAACAGGGCCCGCCTGTCGCGCTACGAGCAGATGGCCAGCCAGGAGACCGAGCGCCGCGACGAGGCCATCGTCCTGCAGATTCCCCCGGGACCCCACCTGGGCGACCTCGTCGTCGAGGCCGTGAACGTCTCCAAGGGTTACGGCGACACGCTCCTCTATGAAGACATGAATTTCCGCCTCCCCCCCGGCGGCATCATCGGCATCGTCGGGCCCAACGGCGCCGGCAAGACGACCCTCTTCCGCATGATCGTCGGCCAGGAGACGGCCGACCGCGGCGAGCTGCGCGTGGGCGAGACCGTCGTCTACTCCTATGTCGACCAGAACCGCGACGCCCTGAACCCGGAGAACACGCTCTTCCAGGAGATCACCGGCGGCGTCGACCAGGTGATTCTGGGCAAGCGCAAGATCCCGGCGCGTGCCTACGTGGCCTCGTTCAACTTCAAAGGGCCCGACCAGGAGAAGAAGGTCGCCAACCTCTCCGGCGGCGAGCGCAACCGGGTGCACCTGGCCAAGCTCCTGAAGAGCGGCGGCAACCTGCTGCTGCTGGACGAGCCGACGAACGACCTGGACATCGACATGCTGCGGGCCCTGGAAGAGGCCCTGCTCGACTTCGGCGGCTGCGCCGTGGTTATCAGCCACGACCGCTGGTTCCTCGACCGGATCGCCACCCACATCCTCGCCTTCGAGGGGGACAGCAAGGTCGTCTGGTGCGACGGCAACTATCAGGCCTACGAGTCCCAGCGCAAGGAACGCCTGGGCGTCGACGCCGACCAACCCCACCGGATCAAGTACAAGCCCCTCATCCGCCGCTGA
- a CDS encoding P-II family nitrogen regulator: MKLIIAIIQPTKLEAVKEALSHVEVFRLTVMDVQGFGRQKGYTEVYRGHEVTVNLLRKIELQIAVNEDFVEPTVNAIIQAGRSGPEGKIGDGKIFILPMDDCIRIRTGERGPEAI, from the coding sequence ATGAAGCTCATCATCGCGATCATTCAGCCGACCAAGCTGGAGGCGGTCAAGGAGGCCCTCTCGCATGTCGAGGTCTTCCGGCTGACCGTGATGGACGTCCAGGGGTTCGGCCGGCAGAAGGGGTACACCGAGGTCTATCGGGGCCACGAGGTCACCGTCAACCTCCTGCGCAAGATCGAGCTGCAGATCGCCGTCAACGAAGACTTCGTCGAGCCCACGGTCAACGCCATCATCCAGGCCGGCCGCAGCGGACCCGAAGGGAAGATCGGCGACGGCAAGATCTTCATCCTGCCCATGGACGACTGCATCCGCATCCGCACCGGCGAACGCGGCCCCGAGGCGATTTGA
- a CDS encoding HAD family phosphatase — translation MIRAVIFDFNGVLIDDEHVHFQLFQEVLAQEGVAITDRDYHDKYLGLDDRGCFEAALADAGRAELPAAYVDELIARKARRYFEVAEGGLRVFPGAPEAITALAGAYAMAINSGALRPEIEFSLGRMGVRDRVAYIVSAEDADRCKPDPMGYLLALEGLRREVLPDLAASECLVFEDSLAGIQSALAAGMRAVGVSNTYNDAELRGVGADDVLPGLVDLGPAWVDGRFR, via the coding sequence ATGATCCGGGCCGTGATCTTCGACTTCAACGGCGTGCTCATCGACGACGAGCACGTCCACTTCCAGCTCTTCCAGGAAGTGCTCGCCCAGGAAGGGGTCGCGATCACCGATCGCGACTACCACGACAAATACCTCGGCCTCGACGACCGTGGCTGCTTCGAGGCCGCCCTCGCCGACGCGGGCCGGGCCGAACTGCCGGCCGCCTACGTCGACGAGCTGATCGCCCGCAAGGCCAGGCGTTACTTCGAGGTCGCCGAGGGGGGCCTGCGCGTCTTCCCGGGCGCGCCCGAGGCGATCACCGCCCTGGCTGGCGCTTATGCGATGGCGATCAACTCGGGGGCCCTGCGGCCCGAGATCGAGTTCTCGCTGGGACGCATGGGCGTCCGCGACCGGGTGGCCTACATCGTCTCGGCCGAGGACGCCGACCGCTGCAAGCCCGACCCGATGGGCTACCTGCTGGCCCTCGAAGGCCTGCGCCGCGAGGTCCTGCCCGACCTGGCCGCGTCCGAGTGCCTGGTCTTCGAGGACAGCCTGGCCGGAATCCAGTCGGCCCTGGCCGCCGGGATGCGGGCCGTTGGCGTGTCGAATACCTACAATGACGCCGAACTGAGGGGCGTCGGGGCCGACGATGTCCTGCCCGGCCTGGTCGACCTTGGCCCTGCCTGGGTCGACGGCCGGTTCCGCTGA
- a CDS encoding PAS domain S-box protein — MRTTPSRASRLREYSIALIAAAVAIAATYATWPLLKPTPWAFCFAAVMVSAWFGGQGPSLVAMTMMAVAGQFLFLEPLGTLVPGINGLIPTLVFVGVSSFIGLLASARRKAVAHERAERRRFQATVTSIGDAVIATDDAGRVTFMNGVAQAMTGWSASEAAGRRLEDVFVIVNEGTREPVPNPVEKVLESGRIQGLANHTILIARDGSERPIDDSAAPIRDDRDEVAGVVLVFRDVTERREHDERAREAAERLGFALEVAGLGHWELDLIGGASSRTPRHDEIFGYETPHPNWTFETFLDHVLPEDRPGVAATFRAAVESSGSWDFECRVRRADGAVRVIAARGLARHDARGRAAKMLGIVEDITEAKLAESEMIRLREEERAADKRAERILESVTDAFFAIDRQWRFTYLNPRAGHQLQRDRDELLGKGIWEEFPDAIGTEFERQYRAAVDERRVATFEEYYPAPLNAWFEVHAYPSDEGLSVYFRNVNDRKRTEEELRAGERRLKFALKAGRMGTWDLDLGTGLLTCSDACRANYGRGPGETFRYEELAASVHEDDRQEWQRAVDDAIARAADFEIEYRVRWPDGSIHWVQVRASYSAGPGGEAPSMSGVSFDITDRKRAEEELRSKTERVNLLVENIRDYAVLIADAGGTIIEWQGGAERITGYAAAEAVGQMSHFLFTPEDRAEGVPEKELANAASAGRAEDKRWHLRKDGSRFFADGVMTPLYDEGGKLRGFGKVFKDATGEKQAAEATRMRAFQLQKLAEIASCINSAQDVNSVLEVVTGEARTLLGANQAATSMMLDASHPQPINVVSSSRKPPGGTTPPSIEGLEFYEAVGLANEPIRLTRAGLDADPRWRALGKLDDFLATANGWLAAPLVGRNGRSMGIIQLSDKEEGEFTADDEAILVQLAQLAAIAIENARLYQELRSNDESKDEFLAMLAHELRNPLAAIGNAVRLSSMSDAKEHVGWSMEVITRQMLHLSRLIDDLMDVSRITRGKIELRRDLMDATPILESAAATVGALVEERKHSLELDIDRGDVWVDVDPTRLEQVVVNLLNNAAKYSENGGHILLSARREGGEVVIGVKDRGVGILPDKLPAMFELFAQGDRSLARSEGGLGIGLTVVKKLVELHGGAIKASSEGPGRGSEFTIRLPAASRPTRTAPAPAGEARQGGGPSRILVVDDNVDTARGMARLLKIIGHDVAMAHTGPEAIEAARVHRPSVVLLDIGLPGMSGYEVAAQLRHEDACEGALIVAVSGYGQDEDRRRSKEAGFDHHLTKPLDHDVLLALISVGRA, encoded by the coding sequence ATGAGGACGACGCCCTCCAGGGCCAGCCGCCTTCGAGAGTATTCCATCGCCCTGATCGCGGCGGCCGTGGCGATTGCCGCGACCTATGCGACCTGGCCGCTCCTGAAGCCCACCCCCTGGGCCTTCTGCTTCGCCGCGGTGATGGTGTCCGCCTGGTTCGGCGGCCAGGGCCCGAGTCTCGTCGCGATGACCATGATGGCCGTCGCCGGCCAGTTTCTCTTCCTCGAGCCGCTCGGCACGCTCGTGCCGGGAATCAACGGCCTCATCCCCACCCTCGTCTTCGTAGGCGTCTCGTCATTCATCGGCCTCCTCGCCTCGGCCAGGAGGAAAGCCGTCGCCCACGAGCGCGCGGAGCGTCGGCGGTTCCAGGCGACCGTGACGAGCATCGGGGACGCCGTCATCGCGACGGACGACGCGGGCCGCGTCACCTTCATGAACGGGGTCGCCCAGGCGATGACCGGCTGGAGCGCGAGTGAGGCGGCGGGGAGGCGACTCGAGGACGTCTTCGTCATCGTCAACGAGGGGACCCGGGAGCCGGTGCCGAACCCGGTCGAGAAAGTCCTCGAGTCGGGCCGGATCCAGGGCCTCGCCAATCACACCATCCTGATCGCCCGGGACGGCTCGGAGCGGCCGATCGACGACAGCGCCGCCCCGATCAGGGACGACCGCGACGAGGTCGCCGGCGTGGTCCTGGTCTTCCGCGACGTCACGGAGCGGCGAGAACACGACGAGCGGGCCCGCGAAGCGGCCGAGCGGCTCGGCTTCGCCCTGGAGGTCGCCGGGCTCGGCCATTGGGAGCTCGACCTGATCGGCGGGGCATCGAGCCGGACACCCCGCCACGACGAGATTTTCGGCTACGAGACGCCCCATCCCAACTGGACCTTCGAGACGTTCCTGGACCACGTCCTGCCCGAGGACCGGCCCGGCGTCGCCGCCACGTTCCGGGCGGCCGTGGAGTCTTCCGGCAGCTGGGATTTCGAGTGCCGCGTGCGCCGAGCCGACGGGGCCGTGCGGGTGATCGCCGCCCGAGGCCTGGCCCGCCACGACGCCCGGGGCCGCGCCGCCAAGATGCTGGGCATCGTCGAGGACATCACCGAGGCGAAGCTGGCCGAGTCCGAGATGATCAGGCTTCGCGAAGAGGAGCGGGCGGCCGACAAGCGGGCCGAGCGGATCCTCGAGAGCGTGACCGACGCCTTCTTCGCGATCGATCGCCAGTGGCGCTTCACCTATCTCAACCCGCGGGCCGGCCATCAACTCCAGCGGGACCGCGACGAGCTGCTGGGGAAGGGCATCTGGGAGGAGTTCCCCGATGCCATCGGGACGGAATTCGAGCGGCAATATCGCGCGGCCGTCGACGAGCGCCGGGTGGCGACCTTCGAGGAGTATTATCCCGCCCCGCTGAATGCGTGGTTCGAGGTCCACGCCTATCCGTCGGACGAAGGGCTCTCCGTCTACTTCCGCAATGTCAATGACCGCAAGCGGACCGAGGAAGAGCTGCGTGCGGGCGAGAGGCGGCTCAAATTCGCGCTCAAGGCCGGCCGGATGGGGACCTGGGACCTCGACCTCGGGACGGGGCTGCTCACGTGCTCCGATGCCTGCCGGGCGAACTACGGGCGCGGGCCGGGCGAGACGTTCCGCTACGAGGAACTGGCGGCCTCGGTCCACGAGGACGACCGGCAGGAATGGCAGCGGGCGGTCGACGACGCGATCGCCAGGGCCGCCGATTTCGAGATCGAGTACCGCGTCCGCTGGCCGGATGGGTCGATTCATTGGGTCCAGGTCCGGGCCAGCTACTCGGCCGGCCCCGGCGGTGAAGCCCCCTCCATGTCGGGCGTCTCGTTCGACATCACCGATCGGAAGCGCGCCGAGGAAGAGCTCAGGTCGAAGACCGAGCGGGTCAACCTCCTGGTCGAGAATATCAGGGATTACGCGGTCCTCATCGCCGACGCCGGGGGCACGATCATCGAGTGGCAAGGCGGGGCCGAGCGGATCACCGGCTACGCCGCGGCCGAGGCCGTCGGGCAGATGTCCCACTTCCTCTTCACGCCCGAGGACCGGGCCGAAGGCGTCCCCGAGAAGGAGCTGGCGAACGCGGCCTCCGCCGGGCGGGCCGAGGACAAGCGCTGGCACCTGCGGAAGGATGGCTCCCGGTTCTTCGCCGACGGCGTCATGACTCCGCTCTACGACGAGGGCGGGAAACTCCGGGGCTTCGGCAAGGTGTTCAAGGACGCGACCGGGGAGAAGCAGGCGGCCGAGGCGACGCGGATGCGGGCCTTCCAGCTCCAGAAGCTCGCCGAGATCGCCTCATGCATCAACTCGGCCCAGGACGTCAATTCCGTCCTCGAGGTCGTGACCGGCGAGGCGAGAACCCTCCTCGGCGCCAATCAGGCGGCGACCAGCATGATGCTCGATGCGAGCCACCCCCAGCCCATCAACGTCGTCTCCAGTTCCCGGAAGCCGCCGGGCGGCACGACCCCGCCCAGCATCGAAGGGCTGGAATTTTACGAGGCCGTCGGCCTGGCCAACGAGCCCATCCGCCTGACCCGGGCGGGGCTCGACGCGGACCCGAGATGGCGAGCCCTGGGGAAGCTCGACGATTTCCTCGCGACCGCCAACGGATGGCTCGCCGCCCCGCTCGTGGGCCGCAACGGCAGGAGCATGGGCATCATCCAGCTCTCCGACAAGGAGGAGGGCGAGTTCACCGCCGATGACGAGGCGATCCTGGTCCAGCTCGCCCAGCTGGCGGCCATCGCCATCGAAAACGCCAGGCTCTACCAGGAGCTGCGGAGCAACGACGAGAGCAAGGACGAGTTCCTGGCGATGCTCGCCCACGAGCTGAGGAACCCGCTTGCGGCCATCGGCAACGCGGTCAGGCTCTCGTCGATGTCCGACGCGAAGGAGCACGTCGGCTGGTCGATGGAGGTCATCACGCGGCAGATGCTCCACCTCTCGAGGCTCATCGACGACCTCATGGACGTCTCGCGCATCACCCGCGGCAAGATCGAGCTGAGGCGCGACCTGATGGACGCGACCCCGATCCTGGAGAGCGCCGCGGCCACCGTCGGTGCGCTGGTCGAGGAGCGCAAGCACAGTCTCGAGCTGGACATCGACCGGGGGGACGTCTGGGTCGACGTCGACCCGACCCGGCTCGAGCAGGTGGTCGTCAACCTGCTGAACAACGCGGCGAAGTACAGCGAGAACGGCGGCCACATCCTGCTCTCGGCGCGTCGCGAGGGGGGCGAGGTCGTCATCGGCGTGAAGGACCGAGGGGTCGGCATCCTCCCCGACAAGCTACCGGCGATGTTCGAGTTGTTCGCGCAGGGGGACCGCTCGCTGGCCCGGTCTGAGGGGGGTCTGGGCATCGGCCTGACGGTGGTCAAGAAGCTCGTCGAGTTGCACGGCGGCGCAATCAAGGCGAGCAGCGAAGGGCCGGGACGGGGGAGCGAGTTCACGATCCGGCTGCCCGCGGCGAGCAGGCCCACCCGGACGGCCCCGGCCCCGGCGGGCGAGGCTCGGCAGGGTGGCGGGCCGAGCCGGATCCTCGTCGTGGACGACAACGTGGACACGGCACGCGGGATGGCCCGGCTCCTGAAGATCATCGGCCACGACGTGGCGATGGCCCACACCGGCCCGGAGGCCATCGAGGCGGCCAGGGTCCACCGGCCAAGCGTCGTCCTGCTCGACATCGGCCTGCCCGGGATGAGCGGCTACGAGGTCGCCGCGCAGCTCAGGCACGAGGACGCGTGCGAGGGGGCCTTGATCGTCGCCGTCTCCGGCTACGGCCAGGACGAGGACCGCCGCCGCTCGAAGGAGGCCGGCTTCGACCACCACCTGACGAAGCCGCTCGACCACGACGTCCTGCTCGCCTTGATCTCGGTCGGCCGTGCCTAG
- a CDS encoding response regulator — translation MSMDVPVPDGPAGLLLSRDLIFTSKVTGTARELGHRVIVAGNVALASAMLERWRPTVVLVDLAAGELVSVAALTAYRKLAPEGTPFLAFGSHVDTKALADAASAGCDPVMPRSRFTVELPALIRRYFDAPPATPQG, via the coding sequence ATGAGCATGGACGTTCCCGTGCCAGATGGCCCCGCCGGCCTGCTGCTCAGCCGTGACCTGATCTTCACGTCCAAGGTCACCGGCACCGCGCGCGAGCTGGGCCATCGCGTGATCGTGGCCGGCAACGTGGCGCTGGCCTCGGCGATGCTCGAACGCTGGCGGCCGACGGTCGTCCTCGTCGACCTGGCCGCCGGCGAGCTGGTCTCGGTGGCCGCGCTGACGGCCTACCGCAAGCTGGCCCCCGAGGGGACGCCATTCCTGGCATTCGGCTCGCATGTTGACACCAAGGCGCTCGCCGACGCGGCCTCGGCCGGCTGCGACCCGGTGATGCCCCGCAGCCGGTTCACGGTCGAGCTGCCCGCCCTGATCCGCCGCTATTTCGACGCACCTCCGGCGACGCCCCAGGGCTGA
- a CDS encoding c-type cytochrome — MRPTWIRLMLCLGSALLLGADAPKADPGILPVDAQGRPIDLGFEGGSLANWTAEGDAFDGQPVVGDSVAKRRTDMASGHRGEFWVGTFEVKGDDARGRITSSPFKVTHPFASVLVAGGNWPTTRVEVVRVRDGRVLFKASGDQTETLKPVAVNLASQVGEEVFVRVVDEQVGPWGHINFDDFRFHAAKPPYPAGLGPADIDHYEHAGLSPEDAAKAMTAPPGFSVGLVAGEPDVRQPIALAIDHRGRLWVAEAFSYPIRLPDDQGRDRILIFEDVDGDGKFDNRTVFADTLNLVSGLEVGFGGVWVGAAPNLLFIPDADGDDKPDGPPRILLDGWGSEDTHETLNSFAWGPDGWLYGCHGVFTHSKVGKPGTPAAQRTPINAGIWRYHPTRHAFEVFAEGTSNPWGVDFDEKGQALETACVIPHLYHMIQGGRYERQAGQHFNAYTYDDIKTIADHRHYLGANPHAGNGRSDDAGGGHAHCGALVYQGDAWPAEYRGSLFMNNIHGARLNRDILTRQGSGFVGSHAPDFLRANDTWSQIISLKVGPDGQMNFIDWYDRQQCHHRDVAIHDRGNGRIFKLSYGENRKVEIDLRAMTREQLVDLQLHRNQWHVRNARRVLQERGPDPATASLLAAKVFRHADPTARLHGLWALHAVGGLDATRLEAALSDADPYVRAWAIQLGLEVQDETPARAAVLARLAPMAVSDPSPVVRLYLASVAQRLPSAARWDLVAALSAHAEDAADHNLPLMAWYAAEPLADVDPARALGLAVASKLPTLLPFMTRRIAAAGTPESLAILIETLGRVDGTSARSSLLAGLSEALKGRRQVPMPASWPATFARLSKDSDPALRSRATALGLTFGDTAASAFLRSVLVDASALPARRVEALDALVGARDPELPAALRRLIADKALRRNALRGLAAYDDPATPAAILSAYAALDLDARRDALNTLAARVSTARALLEAVAAGRVPSADVSPDLVRQLRNHKDAQVNAKIAETWGAVRDSDADRVKLIARYRSMLKAAPSTPADPVLGRAVFNKVCVQCHTLFGTGGKVGPELTGSNRADLEYLLSNVLDPSALIGKDYIAQVVATADGRVLTGIIRDEDKDSLTLLTANESVVLPKSEVEDRRPSDKSMMPDDLWSALPEHEVRALVAYLASPAQVAAPPEQASQP; from the coding sequence ATGCGCCCGACCTGGATCAGGCTCATGCTCTGCCTCGGCTCCGCCTTGCTCCTGGGCGCAGACGCCCCCAAGGCCGATCCGGGGATCCTCCCCGTCGATGCCCAGGGGCGGCCGATCGACCTGGGGTTCGAAGGCGGATCTTTGGCGAATTGGACGGCCGAGGGGGATGCCTTCGACGGCCAGCCGGTCGTCGGCGACTCCGTGGCCAAACGGCGCACTGACATGGCCAGCGGGCACAGGGGCGAGTTCTGGGTCGGCACGTTCGAGGTGAAGGGGGACGACGCCCGGGGGCGGATCACGTCGAGCCCGTTCAAGGTCACCCACCCGTTCGCCAGCGTCCTGGTGGCCGGCGGTAACTGGCCCACCACCCGCGTCGAGGTCGTCCGGGTCCGCGACGGCCGCGTCCTGTTCAAGGCGTCCGGCGACCAGACCGAGACGCTCAAGCCGGTGGCGGTCAACCTGGCCAGTCAGGTGGGCGAGGAGGTTTTCGTCAGGGTGGTCGACGAGCAGGTGGGCCCCTGGGGTCACATCAACTTCGACGACTTCCGGTTCCACGCCGCCAAGCCCCCCTACCCCGCGGGCCTCGGGCCGGCCGACATCGACCATTATGAGCACGCCGGCCTCAGCCCCGAAGATGCCGCCAAAGCGATGACCGCCCCGCCTGGGTTTTCGGTCGGCCTTGTCGCCGGCGAGCCCGACGTCCGCCAGCCCATCGCGCTGGCGATCGACCACCGCGGACGGCTCTGGGTCGCCGAGGCCTTTTCTTATCCCATCCGCCTGCCCGACGACCAGGGGCGAGACCGTATCCTGATCTTCGAGGATGTGGATGGCGACGGCAAGTTCGACAACCGGACGGTCTTCGCCGACACCCTCAACCTGGTCAGCGGCCTTGAAGTTGGCTTCGGCGGGGTCTGGGTGGGTGCCGCCCCCAACCTGCTCTTCATCCCCGATGCCGACGGCGACGACAAGCCAGACGGACCCCCGCGCATCCTGCTCGACGGCTGGGGTTCGGAGGACACCCACGAGACCCTGAACTCGTTCGCCTGGGGCCCCGACGGCTGGCTCTACGGCTGCCACGGCGTGTTCACGCACTCCAAGGTGGGCAAGCCCGGCACGCCCGCCGCCCAACGCACACCCATCAACGCGGGCATCTGGCGCTACCACCCCACGCGGCACGCCTTCGAGGTCTTCGCCGAGGGGACAAGCAACCCCTGGGGTGTCGACTTCGACGAGAAGGGCCAGGCCCTGGAGACCGCCTGCGTCATCCCCCACCTCTATCACATGATCCAGGGGGGGCGGTATGAGCGCCAGGCGGGCCAGCACTTCAACGCCTATACGTATGACGACATCAAGACGATTGCCGACCACCGCCACTACCTGGGGGCCAACCCCCACGCCGGCAACGGTCGGTCCGACGACGCCGGCGGCGGCCATGCCCATTGCGGGGCCCTTGTCTACCAGGGCGACGCCTGGCCCGCCGAGTATCGCGGCTCGCTGTTCATGAACAACATCCACGGGGCCCGCCTGAATCGGGACATCCTCACCCGCCAGGGCTCCGGATTCGTCGGCTCCCACGCCCCTGACTTTTTGCGGGCCAACGACACCTGGTCGCAGATCATCAGCCTCAAGGTCGGCCCCGACGGCCAGATGAACTTCATCGACTGGTATGATCGCCAGCAATGTCATCACCGCGACGTGGCCATCCACGACCGGGGAAACGGCCGGATCTTCAAGCTCAGCTACGGCGAGAACAGGAAGGTCGAGATTGATCTGAGGGCGATGACCCGCGAGCAGCTTGTCGACCTCCAGCTCCACCGCAACCAGTGGCACGTCCGCAACGCCCGCCGGGTCCTGCAAGAGCGAGGCCCCGATCCCGCGACCGCCTCGCTCCTGGCCGCCAAGGTCTTCCGTCACGCCGACCCGACCGCACGCCTGCACGGCCTCTGGGCCCTGCACGCCGTGGGAGGACTTGATGCGACGAGGCTCGAAGCCGCCCTGTCGGACGCCGATCCCTACGTCCGAGCCTGGGCCATCCAGCTCGGTCTGGAGGTCCAGGACGAGACCCCCGCCCGCGCCGCGGTGCTCGCCCGCCTGGCCCCGATGGCCGTGTCCGACCCCTCGCCGGTCGTCCGCCTGTACCTCGCCTCGGTCGCCCAGCGCCTGCCCTCCGCCGCCCGCTGGGACCTGGTCGCCGCCCTCTCCGCCCACGCCGAGGACGCCGCCGATCACAACCTCCCGCTCATGGCCTGGTACGCCGCCGAGCCCCTCGCCGACGTCGACCCGGCCCGCGCCCTCGGTCTCGCCGTGGCCTCGAAGCTGCCCACACTGCTGCCGTTCATGACCCGCCGTATCGCCGCCGCCGGCACCCCCGAGTCGCTGGCGATCCTGATCGAGACCCTGGGACGTGTGGATGGAACGTCGGCGAGATCGAGCCTGCTCGCCGGCCTGTCAGAGGCCCTCAAAGGGCGTCGACAGGTGCCGATGCCCGCCTCCTGGCCGGCCACCTTCGCCCGGCTCTCGAAAGATTCCGATCCGGCCCTCCGGTCGCGTGCAACCGCCCTGGGCCTGACCTTCGGTGACACCGCCGCGTCGGCCTTCCTTCGATCGGTGCTCGTCGATGCCTCCGCCCTGCCCGCTCGCCGGGTCGAGGCCCTCGACGCCCTGGTGGGTGCCCGAGATCCCGAGCTTCCTGCGGCCTTGCGCCGGCTCATCGCCGACAAGGCCCTGCGCCGCAACGCCCTCCGCGGCCTGGCCGCCTACGACGACCCGGCGACCCCCGCCGCCATCCTGTCGGCCTACGCCGCGCTCGACCTGGACGCCCGCCGCGATGCCCTGAACACCCTGGCCGCCCGCGTCTCCACCGCCCGCGCCCTGCTCGAAGCCGTGGCCGCCGGCCGCGTCCCCAGCGCCGACGTCTCGCCGGACCTCGTCCGCCAGTTGCGCAATCATAAAGACGCGCAAGTCAATGCGAAAATCGCCGAGACCTGGGGGGCCGTCCGCGACTCCGACGCCGACCGCGTCAAGCTCATCGCCCGCTACCGCTCGATGCTCAAGGCCGCCCCGAGCACCCCGGCCGACCCCGTGCTCGGCCGCGCCGTCTTCAACAAGGTCTGCGTCCAGTGCCACACCCTCTTCGGCACGGGCGGCAAGGTCGGTCCCGAGCTGACCGGCTCCAACCGGGCCGACTTAGAATACCTGCTCTCCAACGTCCTGGATCCAAGTGCCTTGATCGGTAAGGACTACATCGCCCAGGTCGTCGCCACCGCCGACGGCCGCGTGCTCACCGGGATCATCCGGGACGAGGACAAGGATTCCCTGACCCTCCTCACGGCCAACGAGTCGGTTGTTCTGCCCAAGTCCGAGGTCGAGGATCGCCGCCCCAGCGACAAGTCGATGATGCCCGACGACCTCTGGAGCGCCCTTCCCGAGCACGAGGTCCGGGCCCTCGTCGCCTACCTGGCCAGCCCCGCGCAGGTCGCCGCCCCCCCGGAGCAGGCATCCCAGCCATGA